The DNA segment ATGCACGACCGTCGATACGTGACGCTGCACGAATAAAATGCGCGAATCGTTCAGTCCCAGGAAGGGGAGACCGGCGCACAAGCGCCGCCAGCTCCAGCGACGGTCGTCGGTCCCAGCACGGTCTTCAGCTCGAGGATGTAGTTGATGGCCATCTTGAGCGTCTTGATCTTGGAGAGGCGACGACCGCCGTTCTGCAGGCGCGGCGGTATCGTGCTACGGAGTCGATCCAGAGCCGAGTTGAGCCGGTGCATGCGACGTCGTTCCTGGTGGTTCGCCAAGGACCTGCGCCGCTCGAGCTCGGCCTGCGAGAGGCTCCGCTTGCGAGCTACGCTGCTGGCGCGCCGCGACATGGCGGGCGACGTCTGCAACGGGCAGGCGGCGGACTTGGCGTCACTGACGTCGGTGGGTGACCGGCTACTGGCGGACGCAGGCGAGTAGCCAACCTCCGCGCAATCTGGACAGTCGCCGTACACGCAGTCGTAAGCGGCAGCGCCGTACAGGAACGAAGAAGGCGGGGCGTCAACGTAACTGCGGTCGTATGCTGCGTACGAAGGGGTGGGGCGACGATGATGATCGGCCAGCGTGGATAGCGGCCCGTCGTCCAGCGGATAGAAGGCCGCCGTGGCGACTTCGGGATACGGCGGGCGGCGCATCAAGACGGCGGCTGAGACGCAGCAGCGCTCGTAGGCAGTCGTTGCGGCGACGGGGGCAACGGGTGACTGATAATGCCGCTGGTACACCATGGGCACGTCTGGAGCCGAAGGTTCGCCGTCGGCAAACATGGAAGAGGACCTCGTTTCTTCGCTGATCACCGGGACAGAGGCGTCTTGAAGACAGCTTTCACGAGTGCGCGCGTGCCAACTCGACATTCGTGTCCGACTAAAGTTCTGAACTCAGCATCGCCGCATTCGCTTTTTTTAACGCACTTcttagtcttttcttttttttttgtttcataccGTCTTAAGCACCAGAGAGGAGGATCTTCAGCAGGGAGGGGCCACCGCTTGCAGCAGCAATAACAACAACGCGAAGAACTCTGAACTTTGTCCCGCTATGCAAAGGAGAGCAGAGAGGGTGCACGGCAGAGAAGCGGTGCACGTCGCTTCGGCACGAGCTAGGGTGGTGCGAAGGGCAACATATAGCTTTGGCCGGAGGGCGGCAAGCTCTTGTTTACTTTCTTCAAGTGCGCAGAGTAGCGCGAGTTGGTGCTGCTGGCTCTAATTATAAAGTCTACGGGAAGAAGCGACGGCCGGAGGAAGGCGGGCTCATTGGACGAACGTGCCTCAGGCACCGACGAGCTTCCTCCCTCCATCCGAACTCTTGCTTTTCGTGCCGACGCCAGCGTACGTAGCGTGAGCGACggaaacaacaaaagaaagaacgGAAACAGGAGAGGGGGGAAGGGCTCCCCAAAACTTCGTGTAGCTTCCAACGCCTCGGTTGCAGCAGACGGACTCTGAAGAGAGCACGTTTGGCAAAACATGGCACGCGCAACCGCGGCAGCTTCTTTAACCGCTGGCCGAACCGACCAATGCTCGGAAGatataaaaagaaaacaggaagcAGGGGTAGAGAGGCGACCGCGTTGCTTTTCGCGCGAGGCGCTCAGACGAAACGCCCCCGCCTTCCCGCTTATCTTTCCTCCCAGTTTTTTTCACCGTCTGCGATTCCAGCGGGCGTATGGACACGACCAATGAGCGTGCGAGCGTACGGATAACGCAAGGTCGTCGGCTACGTGAGCGAACAATCGAATACTCGCGCCTTTTCTGCCGCAGGTAACGTTGTTTATCGGCGACGTAGATCGACAAACAAAGGATCGATTTATAGAAACAGCGGTGCtcacgtaaataaaaaaaaagggggggtgggggtagaCGCCGTTTCGCTTGTGCCCCGTTCGAGTTCCAAAGCAGACCACCCACACCGGGTGCCCGTAATCCTTCCGTAGCCTAGAGTCGGTGCAGTGTCTGCAAACGCTCTCCTGTTTCTTCCTGAACCGCTGTGGGGCACCCGGTCGGATGTCGTTCGGCAGCAACAAAGCAATACACCAAATAGCGCAAGCAACGGCAGCGGGAAACGAAAGCAAGGTGTCCCGCTACTCCCACATATGGTGGGGAAGCACGTGGAGGCCCACACCACCCGCGCTGCCGTCGCCCCTTTTCCCGGGGTTGTTGGCCCTTTCCCATTGCGCTGTCACCGCCACCTTGGTCGTTTACTTAGGCCGGTGCCGCTCGCTCGCCGAGTAGCCGACGCGGAACCATTAGTTTAGGAAGGTGCGAAACGAACGTTCACTTTCGCTACAGGCACAGCAAGGCTGAGGTGCCGAACGTACTGGTTTTCCGCGCCTTGTTATCTCGTACCTGCCTTGGGCGCCCACATATGGAGACAGCTGTATGCAGAAGGCGCGTGGCGCAAGGATGCATTTCACGAAATACGAAACATATGGGCGTCGGAAATAATGCCGACACATGTAGTGACAAGTACGACGAAACACAATCACAGTTAGgacttgtttcttttcttcttaacAGCCCGCACATATGCTCACGTGTAGTCAAGAGATTGCAAGCcggtcaggaaaaaaaaagaacgtctgTAGATAGTAGGCGTCGGCAAAGACACGTGTTTCGCTCCTTGGGAGGCGAGTTCTGCAGCCTCCGCGTAAGCACAACAAACGATGCTGGGATAACGAACCACCTGGATGTGgcaaaaggaagaaaagaggCCGCGTTGCCTTATTCTTTGCGTGCACAATTCCTGTCCCCAACGGAAGCGACTAAACATCCACCGTGGTGGGCAAGCGATTCTAGCGTTCTACAATGAAGGACTACGGTACGTTCTGCTGACGAGCACAGGATCGTAGGTTTGATTCTCGGTCGCATTCCAATGGGGGCGGTTTGAAAATGTGCCCGTGTACGGCCGAGGTCACGTCAGAGGAGGTAGAAGCTCTTCGCTGTGGCCTCGGTGCCACTTCTCATCGCCGGCTCCAAGATGCAACCTACTTTAGCCCAATTTTATACGGGAATCATACgagcactttcgatcgcgatcgagcgCCGATCATGATCGAATTTCTCGACCGCGATTGGCTCCCTTCCGCATCTTTAGCAAATCGAGATAGCGACCCTGATCgaaagtgcgccgtatgaaaccACTATAAAGTCTAACGTACTTAAACGACATTATGCCGCAACAATCGCCTTGGCTACCTTCGTGACAATGAAGTTACGCGGCTGTGTGGTCTTGTCTGTCAAACCAAGTGACCCGGTCAAAGTGGCGGAACTTAAAGGGATATTAATGTGAAACATTGAATCAGTTTAGACAGATAAATTATTGCTTCAGAATTCTACTGTCATTAATTTGGCCATCAGGATAACGACCAGAAGGTGAAATTAAGGTCaaatttcatttttgaatttcccGCCGAAGCATCAGCACGtgaacgtcagtgtgacgtcaccgaTTTCGAAGTCTTATtgcgtattttggcgacattggttcaataaaattttctgaaactCACTATGTTAAGACTCTGTGCCCCTTAGAACACAATGTCAACAATCTTTAGCGACAAACGATTACATAGGCcccagcagacgccgtcaaaatctatgacgtcacggcgagctggcGCAGAAACTTTTTTAAGGCGGGGCGTCACCACCTAAAGTGTGCGCATCTCCCGGATGTAGCGGTGgtgctttcggtattgtgaaactgtaatttactaatacgagaaaaatcgttttgacgatttttctcgtattcgtAAGACTGGGTGTCAATATCAATATGAATTCTTTTGATTCTGTCCAAACTAACTTGTGTTTCAATGAAAATGTTTCCAATCTATCGTGCTGTGGTGCACAAACGTTCTCTGTGCATACTTTGCACAGCTTTATACTGGGATTGTCAGAAAAGTCGCGACATATTTGGTCTACATTACACATGTATTATATGACACAAAGAATACATCTCAATCAATTATGTATAGCCCATTTTGCTCAATAACCTTCCATTATCTGTCAAGAAGCTGCAGGATTCCTTGTACGTATAAGTGCCTGTCTATATTCGCTAAAAACTGAACAAGGTGCTGATTTACATCTTCGTTCAAATTGAACGTTACGTCACACAAGGACTGTTGGCGACAGTGAAACAAGTACAAGTTCAGGCAAGTATGGTGGGTATGGCAACACAATCCATCAAAGTGTCAAAAGCTTTTGGCGGGTGACCAAACTTTTGGGTGGTTTCGCATTGTCATGATGGAACACTGTCCCTTTCCAACTGATGAGCTCTGGCTGTTTCTGGACGATGGTGTCATTCAAGCTGTCTAATTGCCGACAGTACAGTTCAGAATTTTGTTCTTTCCTAGGGAGAAGCTTGAAAAGCATGATACCTTTAAAATACCACCACATGGAGAGCATAATCTTTCTTTGATGCAATGTTGTTCAAGGCGGCTCACCCCTTTGGGAACACTAATGTTTGACCACCACATTCTTTTACACGATCCACTTCTCATCACCGGTCACTAATCACGTCAAAAAAGAACTGTTTTACTCACTTTTAAGGAGCTTGTCGTATATGTCTATCCGTGCAATCAGATGAACATCTTTGAGTTTATGATGAACCCACATTGAGCTTGCTTATGTATTCCAGTTTCATCAGATAATCGTGAGCAGTTCAATGATGGATGTTCAGTGTTTCTGCTATTTCTCGTGTCGTATAACAATGGTTCGCCTCAATGCCTTTATTTGGTCATCATCAAACATGTCATGACATTCCCGACAACCAATAGTATGCAATTTctttctgggaataaagttagttgttagCGGTTGCACTGTCTTTCTGCCTGCTTCTGTTGTTGCGTACATTATTTACTCAGAGGAGCAGGCTTTGTTGGCACTGTGCAACACAATGAATTGGCAGACAGATGTGCCTGGGGGTAATCACACATTAGACAAGCAAGG comes from the Rhipicephalus sanguineus isolate Rsan-2018 chromosome 6, BIME_Rsan_1.4, whole genome shotgun sequence genome and includes:
- the LOC119396893 gene encoding class E basic helix-loop-helix protein 23-like, which encodes MSSWHARTRESCLQDASVPVISEETRSSSMFADGEPSAPDVPMVYQRHYQSPVAPVAATTAYERCCVSAAVLMRRPPYPEVATAAFYPLDDGPLSTLADHHRRPTPSYAAYDRSYVDAPPSSFLYGAAAYDCVYGDCPDCAEVGYSPASASSRSPTDVSDAKSAACPLQTSPAMSRRASSVARKRSLSQAELERRRSLANHQERRRMHRLNSALDRLRSTIPPRLQNGGRRLSKIKTLKMAINYILELKTVLGPTTVAGAGGACAPVSPSWD